In Rhodobacter sp. 24-YEA-8, the following are encoded in one genomic region:
- the phnD gene encoding phosphonate ABC transporter substrate-binding protein — MKKIALALAVTTALTGMAQAQEIKQFNLGILGGENAQDRMTSNECYRAAIEEALGVPVKVFTPADYDGVIQGLLGGTIDLAWMGASGYAKAYITDPESVEAVLTKQNMDGSTGYYSIAFARTDSGIKTLEDAKGKKFAFAEPNSTSGYLVPGAEMVAKFGPLEQYFSEVRFSGGHEQSIVGVANGDFDAAVAWADGLGEWEDGYNSGAFRKSADAGLVNMNDIQEIWRSALIPEGPMVVRKALPQDVKDKVIKLTADLHETNKECAYGVAAGEALDFVPVTHEAYIGIVEARKLQDSQ; from the coding sequence ATGAAAAAGATCGCACTGGCTCTGGCCGTGACCACCGCCCTGACCGGCATGGCGCAGGCCCAGGAAATCAAACAGTTCAACCTCGGCATCCTCGGCGGCGAGAACGCACAGGACCGCATGACCTCGAACGAGTGCTACCGCGCCGCCATCGAAGAAGCGCTTGGCGTTCCGGTCAAAGTCTTCACCCCCGCCGATTATGACGGCGTGATCCAGGGCCTGCTTGGCGGCACCATCGACCTCGCCTGGATGGGCGCGAGCGGTTACGCCAAAGCCTATATCACCGACCCGGAATCGGTTGAGGCTGTTCTGACCAAGCAAAACATGGACGGATCGACCGGCTATTATTCGATCGCCTTTGCCCGCACCGATTCCGGCATCAAGACGCTCGAAGACGCCAAGGGCAAGAAATTCGCCTTTGCCGAGCCGAACTCGACCTCGGGCTACCTGGTTCCCGGCGCCGAAATGGTCGCAAAATTCGGCCCGCTGGAGCAGTATTTCTCGGAAGTCCGTTTCTCGGGCGGTCATGAGCAATCCATCGTCGGCGTCGCCAATGGCGATTTCGACGCCGCTGTCGCCTGGGCTGATGGCCTTGGCGAATGGGAAGACGGCTACAATTCGGGCGCCTTCCGCAAATCGGCCGATGCCGGCCTCGTCAATATGAACGACATCCAGGAAATCTGGCGCTCGGCCCTGATCCCCGAAGGCCCGATGGTCGTCCGCAAGGCCCTGCCCCAGGACGTCAAAGACAAGGTTATCAAGCTGACCGCCGACCTGCATGAGACCAACAAGGAATGCGCTTACGGCGTCGCCGCAGGCGAGGCGCTGGACTTCGTGCCGGTCACCCACGAGGCCTATATCGGCATCGTCGAAGCCCGCAAGCTGCAAGACAGCCAGTAA
- a CDS encoding chloramphenicol acetyltransferase, with product MPRLSPIAPFLHPNTHIANSTFGAYCEVGEGTRVLNSTFEDYAYAERLSDIANTTVGKFANIAALTRIGPTDHPFANAAQHHFLYRSSWYFDDAEDDPDFFAARAARRTVLGPDCWIGHGAIIKPEITLGAGAIVASGAVVTKDVPPFAIVGGSPARLIRMRFSDSVINRLMALAWWDWDHSRLRDVLPDFRKLPAEAFLEKYEG from the coding sequence ATGCCCCGCCTCTCGCCGATTGCGCCCTTCCTGCACCCCAACACCCATATCGCCAATTCCACCTTCGGCGCTTACTGCGAGGTCGGCGAAGGCACCCGCGTGTTGAACTCAACCTTCGAAGATTACGCCTATGCCGAACGCCTTTCCGACATCGCAAATACCACGGTCGGCAAATTCGCCAATATCGCCGCCCTGACCAGGATCGGCCCGACCGACCACCCTTTCGCCAATGCGGCGCAACACCATTTCCTCTACCGCTCCTCCTGGTATTTTGACGATGCCGAAGATGACCCGGACTTCTTCGCCGCCCGCGCCGCCCGCCGCACGGTGCTCGGTCCCGATTGCTGGATCGGCCATGGCGCCATCATCAAACCCGAGATCACCCTCGGCGCCGGTGCCATCGTCGCTTCGGGCGCGGTGGTGACCAAAGACGTCCCCCCATTCGCCATCGTCGGCGGCAGCCCGGCAAGACTGATCCGGATGCGCTTTTCCGACTCTGTGATCAACCGGCTCATGGCACTCGCCTGGTGGGACTGGGATCATTCCCGCCTGCGCGACGTCCTGCCCGACTTCCGCAAGCTCCCCGCCGAGGCTTTCCTTGAGAAATACGAGGGCTAA
- the phnF gene encoding phosphonate metabolism transcriptional regulator PhnF, giving the protein MARTALWKGIAGTLAAEVAQGHFPIGARLPSEAELSVRFGVNRHTVRHALADLAERGLVHARRGAGVFVLGRPTDYPLGRRVRFHQAMESGGRLPSKQLTRRETRPSDAKEAQALGLATADAVLVVEGLSSADGQPLAVFRSVFPVARLPGLAAAFEGESSITRALAAVGVADYTRASTRLSARAASTMVALALRIPEGAPVLRTTSVNVDGAGVPVEFGITWFAGDRVTLTVTPEGV; this is encoded by the coding sequence ATGGCGCGCACGGCTTTGTGGAAGGGAATCGCCGGGACACTGGCGGCTGAAGTCGCGCAGGGCCATTTTCCCATCGGCGCGCGGTTGCCAAGCGAAGCGGAGCTGTCGGTCCGGTTTGGCGTCAACCGCCATACTGTGCGCCATGCGCTGGCCGATCTGGCGGAACGCGGCCTGGTCCATGCGCGGCGCGGTGCCGGGGTTTTTGTGCTGGGACGGCCCACGGATTACCCGCTCGGGCGGCGTGTGCGCTTTCATCAGGCGATGGAATCGGGAGGGCGGCTGCCATCGAAACAGCTGACACGGCGCGAGACGCGGCCCTCGGATGCGAAGGAGGCGCAGGCGCTCGGGCTGGCGACGGCGGATGCTGTGCTTGTGGTTGAGGGGCTTTCCTCGGCCGATGGGCAACCGCTTGCGGTGTTCCGCTCGGTCTTCCCGGTGGCGCGCCTGCCGGGTCTCGCGGCGGCTTTTGAGGGCGAAAGCTCGATCACGCGCGCGTTGGCGGCGGTGGGGGTGGCGGATTACACCCGCGCCTCAACGCGGCTCTCGGCCAGGGCCGCCAGCACCATGGTGGCGCTGGCGCTGCGGATCCCCGAAGGCGCGCCGGTTCTGCGCACGACTTCCGTCAATGTGGACGGGGCGGGGGTGCCGGTTGAGTTCGGCATCACCTGGTTCGCGGGGGACCGGGTGACGCTGACGGTAACGCCGGAAGGGGTTTAG
- a CDS encoding FAD-binding oxidoreductase → MDRVLTELQAAIGAAYVLTGDDTRKYADDWMGHYHGTPVAVLRPGSTAEVAACLRVAAEAGVTVVPVGGNTGLVGGTMAVGGVMISLDRMNRIRELRAGARLVIAEAGVILQKIHEAAEAEGLYFPLWFGARGSAMLGGALSTNAGGSNVLRYGSTRGLCLGIEVVLADGRVLNLMSELHKDNSGYDLKQLFIGAEGTLGIITAAVMKLVPAPRAHATAVVAADSLPKALGLLNRMQEATGGRVEAFELMPEDYSRQLSKARPDLGQPFATIPPVTLLIEAATTSAEEADPGPDGQVPLVAKLESVLGAMLEEGLIEDAIIAQSEAQRMAIWARREAAAEICHGLHPFVDTDICLPVDRVDTFLTGIVARLEAISPGAGTITVGHLGDGNLHFSVYPAAEGHEDQVMNCIEDMVAELGGSFSAEHGIGLSKLASMRRRKDPVALDVMRAVKSALDPSGLMNPGKVIPAR, encoded by the coding sequence ATGGACAGGGTGCTGACGGAATTGCAGGCCGCGATAGGCGCGGCCTATGTGCTGACCGGCGACGACACGCGCAAATATGCCGATGACTGGATGGGCCATTACCACGGCACACCGGTCGCGGTGCTACGGCCCGGCTCCACCGCAGAAGTGGCAGCCTGCCTGCGCGTGGCGGCAGAGGCCGGGGTGACTGTGGTCCCGGTCGGCGGCAATACCGGCCTTGTCGGCGGCACGATGGCTGTGGGCGGCGTGATGATCAGCCTTGACCGGATGAACCGCATCCGCGAGCTGCGCGCGGGCGCGCGCCTTGTGATCGCCGAGGCCGGCGTTATCCTGCAAAAGATCCATGAGGCCGCCGAGGCGGAAGGGCTTTACTTCCCGCTCTGGTTCGGCGCGCGCGGCTCGGCGATGCTTGGCGGCGCGCTGTCGACCAATGCAGGCGGCTCAAACGTGCTGCGCTATGGCTCGACGCGCGGGCTTTGTCTCGGGATTGAGGTGGTGCTGGCCGATGGCCGGGTGCTGAACCTGATGAGCGAGCTGCATAAAGACAATTCCGGCTATGATCTGAAACAGCTGTTCATCGGCGCCGAGGGCACTCTGGGCATCATTACGGCCGCGGTGATGAAGCTGGTCCCGGCGCCCCGCGCCCATGCCACCGCCGTCGTGGCGGCAGACAGCCTGCCAAAGGCGCTTGGTTTGCTCAATCGGATGCAGGAGGCGACCGGCGGCCGCGTCGAGGCCTTTGAGCTGATGCCAGAGGATTATTCGCGCCAGCTGTCGAAAGCGCGCCCGGATCTCGGCCAGCCCTTCGCAACCATCCCCCCCGTGACGCTGCTGATCGAGGCCGCGACAACATCCGCCGAAGAGGCCGATCCGGGCCCTGATGGCCAGGTGCCCCTGGTCGCAAAGCTGGAATCTGTCCTGGGCGCGATGCTCGAAGAGGGGCTGATCGAAGACGCCATCATCGCGCAATCCGAGGCGCAGCGCATGGCGATCTGGGCCCGGCGTGAGGCCGCCGCCGAAATCTGCCACGGCCTCCACCCGTTTGTGGATACCGATATCTGCCTGCCGGTGGACCGGGTGGACACTTTCCTGACCGGCATCGTTGCCCGGCTTGAAGCGATCTCGCCCGGCGCGGGAACGATCACTGTCGGCCATCTGGGCGATGGCAATCTGCATTTCTCGGTCTATCCGGCGGCAGAGGGCCATGAGGATCAGGTGATGAACTGCATCGAGGACATGGTCGCAGAACTCGGCGGCTCCTTCTCGGCCGAACATGGCATCGGTCTTTCGAAACTGGCCTCGATGCGGCGCAGAAAGGATCCGGTGGCGCTGGATGTGATGCGGGCGGTGAAATCGGCGCTGGATCCTTCAGGGCTGATGAACCCCGGCAAGGTCATTCCCGCAAGGTAA
- the phnE gene encoding phosphonate ABC transporter, permease protein PhnE, which translates to MTISLNVPATHTTESLIATFRKRMRMSFIVPGIILAYLTWIFFAFDIPGIAARAKTDNAAILLTDFWAHKTHVTRDNRSGALSISKDGENRGAYPPGLLPDWVSVTDGVTTIDLGSGNIVTYDDQGARYVVPGYGTIDIRPSADGQSLILDAPEPLPSWINASDRLITVTTPAGRFNYSRSKVETFRYQAGWALFFFTADSPFFQKSPWDLASLAFSGDRIDPARSNISYMASEFWTNKMWHHGEVAWALFETLLMAFIGTFLAALVALPLAFMAARNFNPLGPLRFVMRRIFDFIRGVDALIWTIVLARAFGPGPMTGALAILITDTGTFGKLYSEALENIDEKQVEGVRSTGATTLQRARFGVLPQVTPVLMSQVLYLFESNTRSATVIGAITGGGIGLLLTQAIITQKDWEDVAYYMILIVLMVMALDSLSGWIRRKLIKGE; encoded by the coding sequence ATGACCATCAGCCTGAATGTCCCGGCCACCCACACCACCGAATCCCTGATCGCCACATTCCGCAAACGGATGCGGATGTCTTTCATCGTCCCGGGGATCATCCTCGCCTATCTGACCTGGATCTTCTTTGCCTTCGACATCCCGGGCATCGCCGCGCGCGCCAAAACCGACAATGCCGCCATACTCCTGACCGATTTCTGGGCGCATAAAACCCATGTCACCCGCGACAATCGCAGCGGCGCGCTTTCAATCTCGAAGGATGGCGAAAACCGTGGTGCCTACCCACCCGGCCTGTTGCCCGACTGGGTCAGCGTCACCGATGGTGTCACCACCATCGACCTCGGCTCCGGCAATATCGTGACCTATGATGATCAGGGCGCGCGCTATGTCGTCCCCGGCTACGGCACCATCGACATCCGTCCCTCCGCCGATGGCCAGTCGCTCATCCTCGACGCGCCAGAGCCGCTGCCCTCCTGGATCAACGCCTCAGACCGGCTGATTACCGTCACCACCCCGGCGGGCCGCTTCAACTATTCGCGCTCCAAGGTCGAGACCTTCCGCTACCAGGCCGGCTGGGCGCTGTTTTTCTTCACCGCCGACAGCCCCTTCTTCCAGAAATCCCCCTGGGACCTCGCATCGCTCGCCTTCTCCGGTGACCGCATCGACCCGGCGCGGTCCAATATCAGCTATATGGCGTCAGAATTCTGGACTAACAAAATGTGGCACCATGGCGAGGTCGCCTGGGCCCTGTTCGAGACCCTGCTGATGGCCTTCATCGGCACCTTCCTCGCAGCCCTCGTGGCCCTGCCGCTGGCCTTCATGGCAGCGCGGAACTTCAACCCGCTGGGGCCGCTGCGCTTTGTGATGCGCCGCATCTTCGACTTCATCCGCGGCGTCGATGCGCTGATCTGGACCATCGTGCTGGCCCGCGCTTTCGGCCCCGGCCCGATGACCGGCGCCTTGGCGATCCTGATCACCGATACCGGCACCTTCGGCAAACTTTACTCCGAAGCCCTTGAAAACATCGACGAAAAGCAGGTCGAAGGCGTCCGCTCCACCGGCGCCACCACCCTGCAGCGCGCGCGGTTCGGCGTGCTGCCGCAGGTCACACCCGTCCTCATGTCGCAGGTGCTCTACCTCTTTGAGTCGAACACCCGCTCCGCCACCGTCATCGGCGCCATCACCGGCGGCGGCATCGGGCTCCTGCTCACCCAGGCCATCATCACCCAGAAAGACTGGGAGGATGTCGCCTATTACATGATCCTGATCGTGCTGATGGTCATGGCGCTCGACAGCCTCTCCGGCTGGATCCGCCGAAAACTGATCAAGGGCGAATAA
- the phnC gene encoding phosphonate ABC transporter ATP-binding protein encodes MLEVKSVTRMFGQKAAVDNVSFRIDGPGFVGIIGRSGAGKSTFLRMMNRLLDASSGEILVDGRNVLALKGREARAWQSQCAMIFQQFNLVPRMDVASNVLHGILNRRSSLQTLFNIWSRTDILKALEILDRLGIQEQAPKRAEALSGGQQQRVAIARALMQDPKIILADEPIASLDPMNAQVVMDTLKAINVEDGRMVIANLHTLDTARRYCDRVIGMRDGRVVFDGTPDQLSTGVARDIYGADESFNEAATSTAIPSDTGADRSYADTLMS; translated from the coding sequence ATGCTGGAAGTAAAATCCGTTACCCGGATGTTTGGCCAGAAAGCGGCCGTGGACAATGTCAGTTTCCGCATCGACGGCCCGGGTTTTGTGGGCATCATCGGGCGGTCGGGGGCGGGTAAATCCACCTTCCTCAGGATGATGAACCGCCTGCTGGACGCGTCTTCGGGCGAGATCCTGGTTGATGGTCGCAATGTGCTGGCGCTGAAGGGTCGCGAGGCCCGCGCCTGGCAAAGCCAGTGCGCGATGATCTTCCAGCAGTTCAATCTGGTGCCGCGCATGGATGTGGCCTCGAATGTGCTGCATGGCATCCTGAACCGCCGTTCGTCCTTGCAGACTTTGTTCAACATCTGGTCGCGAACCGATATCCTGAAAGCGCTGGAAATCCTCGACCGGCTCGGAATCCAGGAACAGGCCCCGAAACGCGCCGAAGCGCTGTCCGGCGGCCAGCAGCAACGCGTCGCGATTGCCCGCGCGCTGATGCAGGACCCGAAAATCATCCTCGCCGACGAACCAATCGCGTCTTTGGACCCGATGAACGCTCAGGTCGTGATGGATACGCTGAAAGCGATCAATGTCGAAGACGGCCGCATGGTGATCGCGAACCTGCACACGCTCGACACCGCCCGCCGTTACTGTGACCGGGTGATCGGGATGCGCGATGGCCGCGTGGTGTTCGACGGCACGCCTGACCAGCTTTCGACCGGCGTGGCGCGTGACATTTACGGCGCGGATGAAAGCTTCAACGAAGCTGCGACCTCGACCGCAATCCCGTCTGACACCGGCGCCGACCGCTCTTACGCCGACACGCTGATGTCGTAA
- the phnG gene encoding phosphonate C-P lyase system protein PhnG, with protein MNHTGPSPAKDLTGARRAWMGTLARARPEALAALLPMPLPDHHDLRAPETGTMMVQGRIGGSGAPFSLGEVTVTRATLHLPDGTTGHALVQGRDRAHARHAALVDALMQTDAAERIRATILMPLTEAEAARRKARAAKAAATRVEFFTLVRGDDK; from the coding sequence ATGAATCACACCGGACCTTCCCCTGCCAAAGATCTCACCGGGGCGCGCCGCGCCTGGATGGGCACCCTCGCCCGCGCGCGGCCCGAGGCGCTTGCCGCGCTTTTGCCGATGCCGCTGCCCGACCATCACGACCTGCGCGCGCCCGAGACCGGCACGATGATGGTCCAGGGCCGCATCGGCGGCAGCGGCGCGCCGTTTTCGTTGGGCGAGGTCACCGTGACCCGCGCCACGCTGCATCTCCCGGATGGCACCACCGGCCATGCGCTGGTCCAGGGGCGCGACCGCGCCCATGCCCGCCATGCCGCCCTGGTCGATGCGCTTATGCAGACCGATGCGGCAGAGCGCATCCGTGCAACCATCCTCATGCCCCTGACCGAGGCCGAGGCCGCCCGCCGCAAGGCGCGCGCTGCCAAAGCCGCCGCCACCCGCGTCGAATTCTTCACCCTTGTACGCGGAGATGACAAATGA
- the phnE gene encoding phosphonate ABC transporter, permease protein PhnE produces the protein MVRRRRLYSGIILALFVALMIAGFQLAESRNAGGLINGLPQIFAFPSEVISEAWEKRANIPGLFLQFLPSLMETVNIAAVSTLIGGLTAALLALLATRGLARWPRLTPLFRRMMDLTRSIPEIVIALMLIFILGGGPVPAMIAISLHTAGALGKLFSEVAENADVKPVEGLTSVGAGWLQRMWLGVIPQVAPNWLSYLMLRFEINVRASAILGFVGSGGIGYDLKLAMQWGAGKYDQVVAIFLLLFLTIVLIDQVTDFYRTRLVRGAIQKTRA, from the coding sequence ATGGTCCGCCGCCGCCGTCTCTACAGCGGCATCATTCTGGCGCTGTTTGTTGCGCTGATGATCGCGGGCTTCCAGCTTGCCGAAAGCCGCAATGCGGGCGGGCTCATCAACGGCTTGCCGCAGATCTTCGCTTTCCCCTCCGAGGTGATTTCTGAAGCCTGGGAGAAACGCGCCAATATCCCCGGCCTCTTCCTGCAATTCCTGCCATCGCTGATGGAAACTGTGAATATCGCCGCCGTCTCGACCCTGATCGGCGGCCTCACGGCGGCGCTGCTGGCGCTGCTGGCCACGCGCGGCCTCGCCCGCTGGCCGCGCCTGACGCCCTTGTTCCGCCGAATGATGGACCTGACGCGCTCGATCCCCGAAATCGTGATCGCCCTGATGCTGATCTTCATCCTCGGCGGCGGCCCGGTGCCCGCAATGATCGCAATCAGCCTGCATACGGCGGGGGCCCTGGGGAAACTCTTCTCCGAAGTCGCTGAAAACGCCGATGTAAAACCGGTCGAGGGCCTGACCTCGGTCGGCGCGGGCTGGCTGCAACGGATGTGGCTCGGCGTCATTCCCCAGGTTGCGCCGAACTGGCTCAGCTACCTGATGCTGCGGTTCGAGATTAATGTCCGCGCCTCGGCGATCCTTGGCTTCGTCGGTTCCGGCGGCATCGGCTATGACCTGAAACTCGCCATGCAATGGGGCGCGGGGAAATATGACCAGGTGGTCGCGATTTTCCTTCTGCTGTTCCTCACCATCGTGCTGATCGACCAGGTCACCGATTTTTACCGCACCCGCCTCGTCCGGGGCGCGATCCAGAAGACGAGGGCCTGA
- the phnH gene encoding phosphonate C-P lyase system protein PhnH — protein sequence MNAPVQPAPVTPSLAGGFAHPAHDAARAFRAAMQALARPGRIQQITGALPPAPLSVAAGTLALVLMDQTTPVWIAPSHDSAGLRAWLTFHTAAPFTTAEAAHFVIGSWEALAPVSRFATGTPDYPDRAATLIVEMPALEARGARLTGPGIQDSARLSLPEIAAFQANNALYPLGFDTFLTAGDQIAGLPRSTRLEDI from the coding sequence ATGAACGCGCCCGTCCAACCTGCCCCGGTCACGCCTTCGCTCGCCGGCGGTTTCGCCCATCCGGCGCATGACGCCGCCCGTGCTTTCCGTGCCGCGATGCAGGCCCTGGCCCGCCCCGGTCGCATCCAGCAGATCACCGGCGCGCTGCCGCCCGCGCCGCTCTCGGTTGCGGCGGGGACGCTGGCGCTGGTACTGATGGATCAGACGACGCCGGTCTGGATCGCCCCTTCGCATGACAGTGCCGGGCTGCGCGCCTGGCTGACATTTCACACAGCCGCGCCCTTCACCACGGCTGAGGCCGCGCATTTCGTGATCGGCAGCTGGGAGGCGCTGGCGCCGGTCTCGCGCTTTGCCACCGGCACGCCAGATTATCCCGACCGCGCCGCCACGCTGATCGTCGAAATGCCGGCGCTTGAGGCGCGCGGCGCCCGCCTGACCGGGCCGGGCATTCAGGACAGCGCCCGGCTTTCCCTGCCGGAAATCGCCGCTTTCCAGGCCAATAACGCGCTGTACCCGCTGGGGTTTGACACTTTCCTGACCGCCGGGGACCAGATCGCCGGTCTGCCGCGCTCAACGAGGCTGGAGGATATCTGA
- a CDS encoding alpha-D-ribose 1-methylphosphonate 5-phosphate C-P-lyase PhnJ — MTAAIPPVEAESYNFAYLDEQTKRMLRRAILKALAVPGYQVPFASREMPMPYGWGTGGVQVSAACLVPADRLKVIDQGADDTTNAVSIRKFFQRTAGVAVTEATTEATLIQTRHRIPETPLTEDQILVYQVPIPEPLRFLEPRETETRRMHALEEYGLMHVKLYEDIARHGEITNSYAWPVMAHDRYVMTPSPIPKFDNPKLSDSPAVQLFGAGREARIHALPPYTKVVSLDFEDHPFVASKADHECEICGSRESYLDEVITDDQGGRMFVCSDTDFCSSRSAALETERS, encoded by the coding sequence ATGACCGCCGCCATCCCCCCCGTCGAGGCCGAAAGCTACAATTTTGCCTATCTCGACGAACAGACCAAACGCATGTTGCGTCGGGCCATTCTGAAAGCGCTGGCGGTGCCGGGCTATCAGGTGCCCTTTGCCAGCCGCGAGATGCCGATGCCTTATGGCTGGGGAACCGGCGGGGTCCAGGTCTCTGCCGCCTGTCTGGTGCCGGCGGACCGCCTGAAAGTGATCGACCAGGGTGCGGATGACACGACCAATGCCGTCTCGATCCGCAAGTTCTTTCAGCGCACGGCCGGGGTCGCGGTGACCGAAGCGACCACAGAGGCAACCCTGATCCAGACCCGCCACCGCATCCCGGAAACGCCGCTGACCGAGGATCAGATCCTGGTCTATCAGGTGCCGATCCCCGAACCCCTGCGCTTTCTGGAACCGCGCGAGACCGAGACGCGGCGGATGCATGCGCTGGAGGAATATGGCCTCATGCATGTCAAGCTTTACGAAGATATTGCCCGGCATGGCGAGATCACCAATTCCTATGCCTGGCCGGTGATGGCGCATGACCGCTATGTGATGACGCCTTCGCCTATCCCGAAATTCGACAATCCGAAGCTTTCGGACAGCCCCGCCGTGCAGCTTTTCGGGGCCGGGCGCGAGGCTCGGATCCATGCGCTGCCGCCCTACACGAAGGTGGTCAGCCTCGATTTCGAGGATCACCCGTTCGTTGCGTCAAAAGCGGATCATGAATGCGAGATCTGTGGATCGCGCGAGAGCTATCTGGACGAGGTGATCACCGATGACCAGGGCGGACGGATGTTCGTCTGTTCGGACACTGACTTCTGTAGCAGCCGCAGCGCGGCCCTGGAAACGGAGCGCAGCTGA
- a CDS encoding carbon-phosphorus lyase complex subunit PhnI, whose translation MYVAVKGGERAIDNAHAWLAEERRGDTGIAELSIAQIREQLKLSVDRVMAEGSLFDPDLAALAIKQARGDLIEAIFLIRAYRTTLPRFGATLPVETATMAVIRRVSATFRDVPGGQILGPTFDYTHRLLDFALAAEGITPPEAASASPEGLDAVPHVMGFLNREGLIEEAGTGTDTPPDLTREALELPATRALRLQALARGDEGFLLSLAYSTQRGYGNTHAFVGELRIGQVTIAAEIPELGFSIEIGEIELSECETVNQFGGSKTEPPQFTRGYGLVFGQSERKSLSMSLVDRALRWKELGESHNPAPARDEEFVLSHCDNIQATGFLEHIKLPHYVDFQSELELIRRLRSAALSAQEEE comes from the coding sequence ATGTATGTTGCCGTCAAAGGCGGAGAGCGCGCCATCGACAACGCCCATGCCTGGCTCGCCGAAGAACGCCGGGGCGACACGGGCATCGCCGAGCTGTCTATCGCGCAGATCCGCGAGCAGCTGAAACTCTCGGTCGACCGGGTGATGGCGGAGGGCTCGCTTTTCGACCCCGACCTCGCCGCGCTGGCGATCAAACAGGCGCGGGGCGATCTGATCGAGGCGATTTTCCTGATCCGCGCCTATCGCACAACCCTGCCGCGTTTCGGCGCCACGCTGCCGGTCGAAACCGCCACGATGGCGGTGATCCGGCGCGTCTCTGCCACGTTCCGCGATGTGCCGGGCGGCCAGATCCTCGGGCCGACCTTCGATTACACGCATCGCCTGCTGGATTTCGCGCTGGCCGCCGAAGGGATCACCCCGCCAGAAGCAGCGAGCGCCAGCCCGGAGGGGCTGGATGCGGTGCCGCATGTGATGGGCTTTCTGAACCGCGAAGGGCTGATCGAAGAGGCCGGCACCGGCACCGACACCCCCCCCGATCTGACCCGCGAAGCGCTGGAACTGCCCGCGACCCGGGCGCTGCGTCTTCAGGCACTGGCGCGTGGCGATGAGGGGTTTCTCCTGTCGCTCGCCTATTCGACGCAGCGCGGCTACGGCAATACCCATGCCTTTGTCGGCGAGCTGCGCATCGGCCAGGTCACCATCGCGGCCGAGATCCCCGAGCTGGGTTTCAGCATCGAGATCGGCGAGATCGAGCTTTCGGAATGCGAGACGGTGAACCAGTTTGGCGGATCGAAAACCGAGCCGCCGCAATTCACCCGCGGCTATGGTCTGGTCTTTGGCCAGAGCGAGCGCAAATCGCTGTCGATGAGCCTTGTTGACCGGGCTTTGCGCTGGAAGGAACTGGGGGAAAGCCACAATCCGGCCCCCGCCCGCGATGAGGAATTCGTGCTGTCGCATTGCGACAATATCCAGGCCACCGGGTTCCTCGAACATATCAAGCTGCCGCATTACGTCGATTTCCAGTCCGAGCTGGAGCTGATCCGCCGGCTGCGCAGCGCCGCCCTTTCCGCACAGGAGGAAGAATGA